In Methylobacterium sp. WL1, the sequence TCGCGGTCTCGGCGATCTCGATGCCGCCGAAATTCGTGCCCACGTAGTCCCGCAGGAACTCGTCGTGGTTGCCCGGCAGGTAGACGATCCTGGTGCCCTTGCGGACCTTGCGCAGAAGCTTCTGGACGACGTCGTTGTGCGCCTGCGGCCAGTACCAGCCGGAGCGCAGCTGCCAGCCGTCCACGATGTCCCCGACCAGGTAGACCGTGTCGGCGTCGTAATCCCTCAGGAACGACAGAAGGAGGCCGGCCTGGCAGCCGCGCGTCCCGAGATGCAGGTCGGACAGGAACAGCGTCCGGACCCGGACCGGCATCTCCTCATCCTCGGCCACGTCACCCTCCCGGCGGTCGAACGGTGCCGGGATCCAGAGCGCGATCACGTCTCAGTTTGATGACGCGGGCTTGAATCGCTGTGGGGTGTCTTGGTGCGCCGCAACGGAAGTTCTCAAGTTCCGATAGCTGACGTTGCGATGCACAAAAAATTTTTTTACCGAGATCCCGAAGTTTTTCCGGTTTTGCTTCCCAGCTTCGCCGCCTCATAATACCAGGCGACCGGTGGCTCGGCGTGAGCCGGGCCGGACGCGTATAGGAAGGCGGCGAGGGCGGCCAGGGTGCCTTGAGACGAGGCGCCGTAGACCGGGACGGCATTTCGGAGGCGACCGGCGCGGGGGCGCGCCGCGACGCGAGCGGCAAGACGCCGCCTGCCGCTCCGCTGAGCCCTCCGATCCACGGATGACACGGATGGCGTTCGGGGGAGTTGCGGCCCGTACCGCGCCCGCCGGCACCGCGTGCAGGAAGCTCGAGAAGGCCGCCGAAGGCGCCGAGAACGTTTGAACAAACCAGCGCGGGTCCGCCCGCGCGCAACAGAGTTTTTGGAGGAAACACCATGGCCGCAACCCGGCGCCCCGGTCGCAACCATCTCTTCATCCCGGGCCCCACGAACATCCCGGATCGCGTCCTGCGCGCGATGCACGTGCCGTCCGAGGATCACCGCTCGCCGAGCTTTCCCGAGCTGGTGAAGCCGCTGCTGCAGGATTCCAAGATGGTGTTCGGCTCGACCGCCGGAACCGTCATCCTGTTCCCGTCCTCGGGCACCGGCATCTGGGAATCGGCGCTGTCCAATACCCTGTGCCGCGGCGACAAGGTGCTCACCTCCCGCTACGGCCAGTTCAGCCACCTCTGGGTCGACATGGCCCAGCGCCTCGGCCTCGACGTGATCGTCCAGGACGAGGACTGGGGCGCCGGCGCCGATCCGCAGAAGATCGGGGAGGCCCTGCGCGCCGACAAAGATCACGCCATCAAGGCCGTGATGGTGGTCCACAACGAGACCGCAACGGGCGTCACCAGCGATATCGGCGCGGTGCGCAAGGCGATCGACGCCGCCGGCCACCCGGCGCTGCTGTTCGTGGACGGCATTTCGTCGATCGGCTCGCTGCCGTTCAAGATGGACGAATGGGGCGTCGACTGCGCCATCGCGGGCTCGCAGAAGGGCTTCATGCTCCCGGCCGGCCTCGGCCTGATCTGCATCAGCCCGAAGGCGCTTAAGATCGCCGAGGGCGGCACCGGCCGGAACGACCGGCTCGGCCACGCCTACTTCGCCTGGAAGGACCAGCTGGCCGCCAACGCCACCGGCTACTTCCCCTACACCCCCGTCCTGCCGCTGCTCTACGGCCTGCGCGAGGCCCTGGCGATCGTGAAGGAGGAGGGGCTGGAGAACGTCTACCACCGCCATCACGTGCTCGCCGAGGCGACTCGTCAGGCGGTGGCGGCATGGGGCCTCAAGACCTGCGCCAAGGAGCCGAAGTGGAACTCCGACACGGTCACGGCGATCGTGGTCCCGGAGGGCGCCGACGCCGCCAAGGTGATCAGCCACGCCTACGAGCGCTACAACCTCTCGCTGGGTGCCGGCCTGTCGAAAGTCGCTGGCAAGGTGTTCCGTATCGGCCACCTGGGCGACCTGAACGAGCTGTCGCTGCTGGGTGCCATCGCGGGCGCCGAGATGGCCATGATCGATTGCGGCATCAAGGTCACGCCGGGCTCCGGCGTCGCCGCCGCCTCCAGCTACCTGCGCGAGAATCCGCTTCACAAGGCGTGATTGATGCACGCTGCCGGGGCGGGGCCGGGTTGCCGGCCCCGCCCCGGCGCGCAAGTAAGAACAAGAATCCCGAGGAAGTCGCCCGTTGCCCGAGAGGGGATCTATGACCAAGAAGATCGTGTTCCTGGACCGTGAGTCCCTCGACGCGACGGTCCGACCGTTCAACTTCCCGCACGATTACGTCGAGCACGAATCGACCTGGACGCCGGAGGACACGGTGTCCCGCCTCCAGGGCGCCGAGATCGCGCTGATCAACAAGGTCCCGATGCGGGCCGAGACCCTGAAGCAGCTCCCCGACCTGAAGCTCATCGCGGTGGCCGCCACCGGCACCGACGTGGTCGACAAGGCCCAGGCCAAGGCCCAGGGCATCACGGTCGTCAACATCCGCAACTACGCGTTCAACACTGTGCCCGAGCACGTAGTCGGGCTGATGTTCGCGCTCCGCCGGGCGATCGTGCCCTACGCCAACTCGGTTCGGCGCGGCGACTGGGCGAAGTCCACGCAGTTCTGCTACTTCGACTACCCGATCTACGACATCGCCGGTTCGACGCTCGGCATCGTCGGCTACGGAGCGCTCGGCAAGTCGATCGGCAAGCGCGCCGAGGCGCTGGGCATGAAGGTCCTGGCCTACGACGTGTTCCCGCAGGACGGCCTGGTCGATTTCGAGACGATCCTGACGCAGTCCGACGTGATCACGCTGCATGTTCCGCTCACCCCCGACACCAAGGGGATGATCGGCGCCGCCGAACTCAAGCGGATGAAGAAGAGCGCCATCCTGATCAACACCGCCCGGGGCGGTCTGGTGGACGAGGCCGCGCTGCTGGCCGCGCTGAAGGACGGCACCATCGCGGGCGCGGGCTTCGACGTGGTCGCGCAGGAGCCGCCGAAAGACGGCAACATCCTGTGCGAGGCTGACCTGCCGAACCTGATCGTGACCCCGCACGTCGCCTGGGCCAGCAAGGAGGCGATGCAGATCCTCGCCGATCAGCTCGTCGACAACGTCGAGGCGTTCGTCGCCGGCAAGCCGCAGAACGTGGTCGAGGCTTGAGACGCGGCGGCTGACGTCACGGCCCGTCATTCCGGGGCGCCGCAGGCGTGCCCGGGATCCAGATCCGCCGACGACGCTAGACCTCGCTCAACCTGCGGTTCTCGGTCCCGGGCTTTGCCGCGCGGCCCCGGGATGACAGGGCGAGTGCATTGAACACGTGATGCCCGCGAACCGGGCAGAGGAATGAAAACATGAAGAAGCTGCTGTTCCTGTTCGACACCGATGCGATGCCGAACGTGTTCGACACGGTGGTCGGCTACGACGGCGGTGCCGACCACATCACCGGCTACGGCGGCGTGACCCCGGAGAATGTCGGCGCCCTGGTCGACGGCACGATCTACACCCGCGGCGGCTCCGAGAAGAAGTCGACGGCGATCTTCGTCGGCGGCGGCAGCATGGCGGCCGGCGAGGAACTGTTCACCGCCGTCAAGAAGCGCTTCTTCGGCCCGTTCCGGGTCTCGTGCATGCTCGATTCGAACGGCTCCAACACCACGGCCGCCGCGGGCGTCGCCCTGGTGGCCAAGGCCGCCGGCTCGCTCCAGGGCAAGACGGCCGTCGTCCTGGCCGGCACCGGCCCGGTGGGCATGCGCTCCGCCGCGCTTCTGGCCGGCGAGGGCGCGGACGTGACCATCGCGGGCCGCGCGCTGGACAAGACCCAGGCCGCCGCCGAGCAGATCAACAAGCGCTTCAAGGTCAACGTGAAGGCCGCCGCGACCCCCGACGAGGCCTCGCGCATCGCGCTCGTGAAGGGCAAGAACCTCGTGTTCACCGCCGGCGCCATCGGCGTCGAGCTGCTGCCGGAGGCCGCCTGGGCGCAGGACTCGGCGATCGAGTTCGTGGCCGACTACAACGCGCAGCCCCCGACCGGCGTCGGCGGCATCGACGTGATGGACAAGGGCAAGGATCGCAACGGCAAGAAGGCGTTCGGCGCCCTCGGCATCGGCGGCCTGAAGCTCAAGCTGCACCGGGCCTGCGTGGGCCAGCTCTTCGAGAGCACCGAGCAGGTGCTCGATGCCGAGGAGATCTACGCGCTCGCCAAGAAGATGGCCTGACGAGAGGGACGCCCATGTCGGACACGCAGCAGGCGCCCGAGACGGCGACCATCCAGACCTTCCTGACGGAACTCGCGAGCGCCGCTCCGACCCCTGGTGGCGGCGGTGCGGCCGCGATCTCCGGCGCCATGGGGGCAGCCCTGGTGTCGATGGTCTGCAACCTGACCATCGGCAAGAAGAAGTATGTCGAGGTCGAGGCCGAACTGAAGGACGTGCTCGCCCGGTCCGAGGGCCTGCGGGTCGTCCTGACCGGCATGATCGGCGAGGACGTCCAGGCGTTCGATGCCGTCATGGGGGCCTACGGCCTGCCCAAGGGCACCGACGACGAGAAGGCGTCGCGCGCCGCGGCGATCCAGTCCGCGCTCCGCACGGCCACCGACGTGCCGCTCGCCTGCTGCCGGGCCTGCCGCGCGGTCATCGATCTCGCCGCGATCACCGCCGAGAAGGGCAATCTCAACGTCGTCTCGGACGCCGGCGTGGCGGTCCTGTCGGCCTATGCGGGCCTGCGCAGCGCGGCGCTCAACGTCTACGTCAACGCCAAGGGGCTCGAGGACCGGGAGTTCGCGGACGAGCGGCTCCGGGAACTCGAAGGCCTGCTCGGCGAGGCGGGAGCGCTGAGCGAGAAGGTCTACGAGGTGGTGAAGGCCAAGGTGAACTGAAACGCGCCGCATCCGCCGCCGCGGACGCAAGTGGTTCGACAGTCGAGGCCGGGTGCATCACGCGCCCGGCCTCGCTGTTTTTCTGCGATGCTGCATTGCAATAGTGGATGCGATTCCTACCGCATCCGCGAAAAAGCCGGCCTGAACCCGCGGCTCAAAAAATTTGACGGGCGTAATCTTCCCACTCAACTAAAGTAGACAGCGTCAAACGGCGGCAACGACCGCGGAGGAGGCGCCGAATGGACGTCCACGAGTACCAAGCCAAGGAGCTGCTCGCGAGCTTCGGTGTGGCGGTCCCGAAGGGCGCCATCGCGTTCAGCCCGGATCAAGCGGTCTATGCCGCCACCGAACTCGGCGGCTCGTTCTGGGCCGTGAAGGCCCAGATCCACGCCGGCGCACGCGGCAAGGCCGGCGGAATCAAGCTGTGCCGGACCTACAACGAGGTCCGCGACGCAGCCAAGGAGCTTCTGGGCAAGCGCCTCGTCACGCTCCAGACCGGACCCGAGGGCAAGCCTGTCCAGCGCGTCTACGTCGAGACCGCCGATCCGTTCGAGCGCGAACTCTACCTCGGCTACGTGCTGGACCGGAAGGCCGAGCGCGTACGCGTCATCGCCAGCCAGCGCGGCGGCATGGACATCGAGGAGATCGCCGCCAACGAGCCGGAGGCGCTGATCCAGGTCGTCGTCGAGCCGGCGGTGGGCCTGCAGCAATTTCAGGCCCGGGAGATCGCCTTCCAGCTCGGCCTGAACATCAAGCAGGTCTCGGCCGCGGTGAAGACCATCATGAACGCCTACCGGGCGTTCCGCGACTGCGACGGCACCATGCTCGAGATCAACCCGCTGGTCGTCACCAAGGACGACCGGGTGCTGGCCCTCGATGCCAAGATGTCCTTCGACGACAACGCGATGTTCCGCCGGCCGGGCATCGCCGACATGCACGACCCGTCGCAGGGCGATCCCCGCGAGGCGCAGGCCGCCGAGCACAACCTCAGCTATATCGGGCTGGAGGGTGAGATCGGTTGCATCGTCAACGGCGCCGGTCTCGCCATGGCGACCATGGACATGATCAAGCACGCGGGCGGTGAGCCGGCGAACTTCCTGGATGTCGGCGGCGGCGCCTCCCCGGAGCGGGTCGCCACGGCGTTCCGGCTGGTGCTCTCGGACCGCAACGTCAAGGCGATCCTGGTCAACATTTTCGCCGGCATCAACCGCTGCGACTGGGTCGCCGAGGGCGTCATCCAGGCCGCCCGGGAGGTCAAGATCGATGTACCGCTGGTGGTGCGGCTCGCCGGCACGAACGTCGAGGCGGGCAAGAAGATCCTGGCCGACAGCGGCCTCGACCTGATCACCGCCGACACCCTGTCGGACGCGGCCCGCAAGGCGGTCGACGCCTGCGACGCCGCCAAGAAGAACCGCTGAGGGGACACCACGCCATGAGCATCCTCATCGACGAGACCACCCCGATCATCGTCCAGGGCATCACGGGCGACAAGGGCACCTTCCACGCCAAGGAGATGCTCGAATACGGCACGAACGTCGTCGGCGGCGTCACGCCCGGCAAGGGCGGCCGAACCCATCTCGGCCTGCCGGTGTTCAACACCGTCAAGGAGGCGGTCGCCGCCACCGGCGCCACCACGTCGATCACCTTCGTGGCGCCGCCCTTCGCGGCCGACGCCATCATGGAGGCGGCCGATGCCGGTCTGCGGCTGGTCTGCTCGATCACCGACGGCATCCCGGCCCAGGACATGATGCGGGT encodes:
- a CDS encoding aminotransferase class V-fold PLP-dependent enzyme; this translates as MAATRRPGRNHLFIPGPTNIPDRVLRAMHVPSEDHRSPSFPELVKPLLQDSKMVFGSTAGTVILFPSSGTGIWESALSNTLCRGDKVLTSRYGQFSHLWVDMAQRLGLDVIVQDEDWGAGADPQKIGEALRADKDHAIKAVMVVHNETATGVTSDIGAVRKAIDAAGHPALLFVDGISSIGSLPFKMDEWGVDCAIAGSQKGFMLPAGLGLICISPKALKIAEGGTGRNDRLGHAYFAWKDQLAANATGYFPYTPVLPLLYGLREALAIVKEEGLENVYHRHHVLAEATRQAVAAWGLKTCAKEPKWNSDTVTAIVVPEGADAAKVISHAYERYNLSLGAGLSKVAGKVFRIGHLGDLNELSLLGAIAGAEMAMIDCGIKVTPGSGVAAASSYLRENPLHKA
- a CDS encoding NADP-dependent methylenetetrahydromethanopterin/methylenetetrahydrofolate dehydrogenase — its product is MKKLLFLFDTDAMPNVFDTVVGYDGGADHITGYGGVTPENVGALVDGTIYTRGGSEKKSTAIFVGGGSMAAGEELFTAVKKRFFGPFRVSCMLDSNGSNTTAAAGVALVAKAAGSLQGKTAVVLAGTGPVGMRSAALLAGEGADVTIAGRALDKTQAAAEQINKRFKVNVKAAATPDEASRIALVKGKNLVFTAGAIGVELLPEAAWAQDSAIEFVADYNAQPPTGVGGIDVMDKGKDRNGKKAFGALGIGGLKLKLHRACVGQLFESTEQVLDAEEIYALAKKMA
- a CDS encoding malate--CoA ligase subunit beta → MDVHEYQAKELLASFGVAVPKGAIAFSPDQAVYAATELGGSFWAVKAQIHAGARGKAGGIKLCRTYNEVRDAAKELLGKRLVTLQTGPEGKPVQRVYVETADPFERELYLGYVLDRKAERVRVIASQRGGMDIEEIAANEPEALIQVVVEPAVGLQQFQAREIAFQLGLNIKQVSAAVKTIMNAYRAFRDCDGTMLEINPLVVTKDDRVLALDAKMSFDDNAMFRRPGIADMHDPSQGDPREAQAAEHNLSYIGLEGEIGCIVNGAGLAMATMDMIKHAGGEPANFLDVGGGASPERVATAFRLVLSDRNVKAILVNIFAGINRCDWVAEGVIQAAREVKIDVPLVVRLAGTNVEAGKKILADSGLDLITADTLSDAARKAVDACDAAKKNR
- the fchA gene encoding methenyltetrahydrofolate cyclohydrolase, which gives rise to MSDTQQAPETATIQTFLTELASAAPTPGGGGAAAISGAMGAALVSMVCNLTIGKKKYVEVEAELKDVLARSEGLRVVLTGMIGEDVQAFDAVMGAYGLPKGTDDEKASRAAAIQSALRTATDVPLACCRACRAVIDLAAITAEKGNLNVVSDAGVAVLSAYAGLRSAALNVYVNAKGLEDREFADERLRELEGLLGEAGALSEKVYEVVKAKVN
- a CDS encoding D-2-hydroxyacid dehydrogenase, whose translation is MTKKIVFLDRESLDATVRPFNFPHDYVEHESTWTPEDTVSRLQGAEIALINKVPMRAETLKQLPDLKLIAVAATGTDVVDKAQAKAQGITVVNIRNYAFNTVPEHVVGLMFALRRAIVPYANSVRRGDWAKSTQFCYFDYPIYDIAGSTLGIVGYGALGKSIGKRAEALGMKVLAYDVFPQDGLVDFETILTQSDVITLHVPLTPDTKGMIGAAELKRMKKSAILINTARGGLVDEAALLAALKDGTIAGAGFDVVAQEPPKDGNILCEADLPNLIVTPHVAWASKEAMQILADQLVDNVEAFVAGKPQNVVEA